GTAGGacctttttaaatatttacttataCATATCTTCtatcaaattttcatattttttataaacaacATTCCTTTTAAGTTTAAGTGTTGGTCCCAATTCTCCGGTGGCATGTGAGAAATCCTTTGGTAAAATTTGGAACTTCTGTACTCTTTGTGCATTACTTATAGATTTCGTATTGGCTCTTTTAATTGCTTTATCAATTTCTTCATATACCTAAGAAAATGTAAAGCTTATAGATAATgttcaataaatatcaaaatttattctcAATTTACTAAAGCTTTTGGTATATACAAACTTACAAGAGGATCATGTGTTTTTAAAACATCAGAAATTGTTTTTGATGTACTTCCAATAGATTGTAACCATTTTAAAGTTTCTTCAGTGAAGTCATCTGTTGGTTCACCAGTTTCAGTATTAACTTTAGTCTGAAATACatgcaaattatataaataacagtaatgtaaatattataatacttagAAATCTTATCTTACCTTTAAAGTAACTAATATGGTAAGAAATTTTCGTTTGTCTCCAATCAATAAAGCATTGCTTAATGCAGGCAATTCAGCTAATACTAGCTCTTCTATATGAATTGGTGGTATATTTTCTCCACCAGcagtaataattaattcttttattcttcctACATTcggtacaaaaatatattaagactaacattgagaaattaaaaagaatttatattttaaaataagtttacctgtaatatataaaaatccatTTGAATCAATTTTCCCTAGATCACCGCTGTGTAACCATCTCTCTCCATCTAATGCTTCCCTTGTTTTTTCAGGTTCATTTAGATATCCCATAAATATGTGTCTTCCATACATACAAATTTCTCCTTCACCATTGCTGTCTGGATTATCTAATTTTGTCTTAAGTCCAGGAATAGTAGAACCAACAGAACCTAATCTGAATATCAAATAGATTAGAAAAAATCAATGtagtaaattattgaaatttaattgaatatacatttttttaaatcggtCATTGTGAATGTGTCCAGaagatgataaaaaatatttcagacaTGAATGAATAGTTTCAAAGGATATATAATTCAATGTTAGTCTTTTGTAGATAGATATGTAGAAGAAGGTCAATCTTGTTtcctaaatttaaaaaatttgctaTATACGCAAACAAcctaaattaaaaagaaattaattttagaaatgtcACCCAGGCTCATCtaacttttatttgaaatatttttcagcatcaatattttcagtttctaaaatattcacGGCAATCAATTTAAATAGGATATCGTAtacaaaagtaattaaatatttacttgaAATGTTCAGGTGAATTTAAAACGTGTCCACCGCTACATTCAGACATTCCATACGCTTCAAGTATAGGGATGTCtaaacttaaaaaatattctttgattTGTGTACTTAAGGGGGCAGCTGCAGTAATGTAATGATGACATCTATCCAAACCAAGTgctgtttttattttgttaaaaattagcCATTTGGCAAAGATATAGCCCCAATGTTTGTGATCGTTAccattcattttatttacattgtaATGATATCCTTGAGATGTTGCCCAAGAAACAATACATGTTTTAATAAATCCAGTATTAATTTCACTTTGCAGTTTAGAGTATATTTTCTCCCATACTCTTGGTACACCTATAAACATGGTAGGTCGTACCTCAAGTAAAGTATTAATTAAACTGCCTTTAAGAGCGTTGCTGTCCGCGAAATGTAACGTAGCAACTATATATATGCAGTAATATATATCGATTAcctagaattattaaaaaaattatataattacaacaTATACAGACTGTTCCGCATAATTTAGTCAACCAACTAAGCGGTAATTCCATATGCAACAATATGTCAAATACGAAGATATAGAATTTTTTTGTCCGAGGCTTTGTTTTTgagaaaatcaaatttaaaaatttgtcaacCATTCTTAAACATGGCTAAGTATAAGTAATGATTAAGTATAAGTAATCAATCAGCAAGAAGTTATTCTATATGTAAACACGAGTCAAAtatatgtagaataaaatttttccgttaaaattttcattttaaagaaGATAGAGTTTGAACATGTTTAGTTAAGAATTGATCTAGTATAcgcgtataataaatttttcaaatttatttttcttgaaaacaaaagatcttgtaaaaaaattttattgcactTCTTCAACTCATTTTCACATGTAAAATAACTTTCTGTCGATCATTTACTCTTGTTTAATCCAAAATTAGCCATGTTCAAATACACTTGATAAATGTTCAATCTCGATTTTCTCTAAAAGGGAGTCTTGgacaaaaaatttcattttacattttcgtcTTATTTTTGCACGTAGAATCATCATTTACTCTTGACGTTATGTGGGATTGcctgtataatataatatataattttaaaaatttcaaacgaaaaattTAGATAATTTACCTGTGCTGCAACGTGAGATAAAGGTAAATAAGAGATTACATGTTCACAACcggttttaaatttataagttTTGTTCATAGATCGAACATCATGTATAAGATTGTCATGACTTAACATTACAGCCTTCGGATACCCAACTGTACCTgactgtaaataaaaaaacatatttgtttttatGGCACTTCGTAAAAGTATTCtcataaaaaattgattttttgtaCCGTGAAAACCAAAGTACAGCATTCATTCGTTGCAATTCTTTTCagaatttcgtttaatttgtcATCAGATTCTGCTTCtccgatttttattaaatcattccactgtaaagaaattattattattattcacttGATAATAATGAATTCGATATCATAGATTATAGATAAGATGATTTACGCTTAAGACGTCCTTTTCGTTCGGTGTGCCGGTGTATTGAATAATTGCTTTTAAATGAGGAAGATTGTGtcttatttgtaatattttgtcCAATTGTTTCGAATCTTCGACTACTACTATGTTCGCCTGGCTAGTTTGAAGGCAATGTTGACATGCATC
The nucleotide sequence above comes from Bombus fervidus isolate BK054 chromosome 6, iyBomFerv1, whole genome shotgun sequence. Encoded proteins:
- the Bgm gene encoding acyl-CoA synthetase bubblegum family member 1 isoform X1, whose protein sequence is MVILLFKDNMNTVQPLQANETIKEFTMNNKDIASEGSYYPSNETGLDGPDQILPADSFTTTKIDGRVRIHLNNEDLKPISVPGLLSNTVRKYPNHIALAAAPDETGHRKTYTFKEYENQIKIVAKAFLKLGLERYHGVCILGFNSPEWLFSNLGAIYAGGIVAGIYTTNTPDACQHCLQTSQANIVVVEDSKQLDKILQIRHNLPHLKAIIQYTGTPNEKDVLSWNDLIKIGEAESDDKLNEILKRIATNECCTLVFTSGTVGYPKAVMLSHDNLIHDVRSMNKTYKFKTGCEHVISYLPLSHVAAQVIDIYYCIYIVATLHFADSNALKGSLINTLLEVRPTMFIGVPRVWEKIYSKLQSEINTGFIKTCIVSWATSQGYHYNVNKMNGNDHKHWGYIFAKWLIFNKIKTALGLDRCHHYITAAAPLSTQIKEYFLSLDIPILEAYGMSECSGGHVLNSPEHFKLGSVGSTIPGLKTKLDNPDSNGEGEICMYGRHIFMGYLNEPEKTREALDGERWLHSGDLGKIDSNGFLYITGRIKELIITAGGENIPPIHIEELVLAELPALSNALLIGDKRKFLTILVTLKTKVNTETGEPTDDFTEETLKWLQSIGSTSKTISDVLKTHDPLVYEEIDKAIKRANTKSISNAQRVQKFQILPKDFSHATGELGPTLKLKRNVVYKKYENLIEDMYK
- the Bgm gene encoding acyl-CoA synthetase bubblegum family member 1 isoform X2, encoding MNTVQPLQANETIKEFTMNNKDIASEGSYYPSNETGLDGPDQILPADSFTTTKIDGRVRIHLNNEDLKPISVPGLLSNTVRKYPNHIALAAAPDETGHRKTYTFKEYENQIKIVAKAFLKLGLERYHGVCILGFNSPEWLFSNLGAIYAGGIVAGIYTTNTPDACQHCLQTSQANIVVVEDSKQLDKILQIRHNLPHLKAIIQYTGTPNEKDVLSWNDLIKIGEAESDDKLNEILKRIATNECCTLVFTSGTVGYPKAVMLSHDNLIHDVRSMNKTYKFKTGCEHVISYLPLSHVAAQVIDIYYCIYIVATLHFADSNALKGSLINTLLEVRPTMFIGVPRVWEKIYSKLQSEINTGFIKTCIVSWATSQGYHYNVNKMNGNDHKHWGYIFAKWLIFNKIKTALGLDRCHHYITAAAPLSTQIKEYFLSLDIPILEAYGMSECSGGHVLNSPEHFKLGSVGSTIPGLKTKLDNPDSNGEGEICMYGRHIFMGYLNEPEKTREALDGERWLHSGDLGKIDSNGFLYITGRIKELIITAGGENIPPIHIEELVLAELPALSNALLIGDKRKFLTILVTLKTKVNTETGEPTDDFTEETLKWLQSIGSTSKTISDVLKTHDPLVYEEIDKAIKRANTKSISNAQRVQKFQILPKDFSHATGELGPTLKLKRNVVYKKYENLIEDMYK